The Chitinimonas arctica region ATTGAGGTGTCGAAGACACTTCGGTGCTTGCCCAAAGGGCCATGAGGCTAGGGAGCAGGCACTACCCGCTCCGGATACCCGCAAGGCGTACCCGACTCGCAATCCATCAAGGCAAGATGTAATCAGACCTACGGACGTGGGAAACCTTCGGGTGTTTGGGGTATCGCTACAACCAACTTGGGTGTTCTATCCACTCGGGCGTTGCGGTTCCCGATCCCGGCTACTTGGGGGTGTGGGATATGTCCAACCTGGCATCAGCCAATCTGCTTGACGCGGCGCAAGCGCAACTACCGATCTCGGTGTATTTCGATGAGGAATTCTACCGGCTCGAACAAGAAATCCTCTTTGCCAAAGGCCCGAAGTACGTCGGCCATGAGTTGATGGTGCCCAATCGGGGCGACTATCAGGTGCTGGAGATGTACGACCGCTCGCGCCTGCTCAAGCGTACCGACACGGGCGTCAAGCTGCTGTCCAATATCTGCCGTCACCGCCAGGCCGTGATGCTGGATGGGCGCGGCAACAACAATCATATCGTCTGTCCGCTGCATCGCTGGACCTATGACAACCAGGGCATGCTGCAAGGCGCCCCGCATTTTCCGGAAAAGCCCTGCCTGAACCTGCCGGAAACCCGCTTGCAGTCCTGGAACGGCATGTTGTTCGAGCTGGGTACCGGTGGCCGCGATATCGAGGCCGATCTAAAGGACCTGGGCGTGGCGCGCGAGCTGGACTTCAGCAACTACATGCTGCAGGACGTGCAGGTCGATAGTTATGAAGGCAACTGGAAGACCTTTATCGAGGTCTATCTGGAGGACTACCACGTCGAACCGTTCCATCCGGGCCTGGGCCGCTTTGTGGCCTGCGATGATTTGAAGTGGGAGTTCGCCGACTGGTACTCGGTACAGACCGTGGGTATCAACAATGGCCTGGCCCG contains the following coding sequences:
- a CDS encoding aromatic ring-hydroxylating oxygenase subunit alpha, with protein sequence MSNLASANLLDAAQAQLPISVYFDEEFYRLEQEILFAKGPKYVGHELMVPNRGDYQVLEMYDRSRLLKRTDTGVKLLSNICRHRQAVMLDGRGNNNHIVCPLHRWTYDNQGMLQGAPHFPEKPCLNLPETRLQSWNGMLFELGTGGRDIEADLKDLGVARELDFSNYMLQDVQVDSYEGNWKTFIEVYLEDYHVEPFHPGLGRFVACDDLKWEFADWYSVQTVGINNGLARAGSKSYAEWHKQVRDYYRGELPAHGAIWLTYYPNVMVEWYPHTLVISTLLPDGPRRYKSIVEFYYPEEIALFEPEFMAAEQAAYQETAVEDAEIIRRMEEGRQRLFREGRDEFGPYQSPMEDGMLHFHEFMRREMGSHMPRRR